The following coding sequences lie in one Arachis hypogaea cultivar Tifrunner chromosome 9, arahy.Tifrunner.gnm2.J5K5, whole genome shotgun sequence genomic window:
- the LOC112711759 gene encoding uncharacterized protein isoform X1, protein MGDLSVILVTFLLLQTLSATTDFLSPIYEDVCKEVECGKGACKPSKNSTFLYECECNPGWKQSLSSHTQVFTFLPCIVPNCTLNYSCMEAPAPAPHKERRSNESVFDACFWVDCGGGSCNKTSPFSYNCHCDAGYYNILNATAFPCVKQCAIGIGCSNLGIPMTNSSTTAPPPTLSASASSTLQGSCIGLLMLIMLMASIQLH, encoded by the exons ATGGGAGATCTAAGTGTTATACTTGTAACATTTTTGCTTCTGCAAACCCTCTCGGCTACAACTGATTTCCTCTCTCCGATCTATG AGGATGTGTGCAAAGAAGTTGAATGTGGAAAGGGGGCCTGCAAGCCTTCTAAGAACAGCACTTTCTTATATGAATGTGAGTGCAATCCTGGTTGGAAGCAATCTCTCTCTTCCCATACTCAGGTTTTCACCTTTCTTCCTTGCATAGTACCCAATT GTACCCTGAACTACTCTTGCATGGAAGCCCCTGCCCCTGCTCCAcacaaagaaagaagatccaatgAATCAGTGTTTGATG CTTGCTTTTGGGTTGATTGTGGAGGTGGGTCATGTAACAAGACATCACCCTTCTCCTACAATTGCCATTGTGATGCCGGATATTACAATATTCTCAATGCCACTGCCTTCCCTTGTGTCAAACAAT GTGCTATTGGCATTGGTTGCTCTAACCTGGGAATTCCAATGACGAACTCATCTACCACAGCACCGCCACCAACATTGTCCGCTAGCG CTAGCTCAACTCTCCAAGGAAGCTGTATTGGGTTGCTTATGTTGATAATGCTCATGGCTAGTATACAATTGCATTAG
- the LOC112711759 gene encoding uncharacterized protein isoform X2: MGDLSVILVTFLLLQTLSATTDFLSPIYGTLNYSCMEAPAPAPHKERRSNESVFDACFWVDCGGGSCNKTSPFSYNCHCDAGYYNILNATAFPCVKQCAIGIGCSNLGIPMTNSSTTAPPPTLSASASSTLQGSCIGLLMLIMLMASIQLH; this comes from the exons ATGGGAGATCTAAGTGTTATACTTGTAACATTTTTGCTTCTGCAAACCCTCTCGGCTACAACTGATTTCCTCTCTCCGATCTATG GTACCCTGAACTACTCTTGCATGGAAGCCCCTGCCCCTGCTCCAcacaaagaaagaagatccaatgAATCAGTGTTTGATG CTTGCTTTTGGGTTGATTGTGGAGGTGGGTCATGTAACAAGACATCACCCTTCTCCTACAATTGCCATTGTGATGCCGGATATTACAATATTCTCAATGCCACTGCCTTCCCTTGTGTCAAACAAT GTGCTATTGGCATTGGTTGCTCTAACCTGGGAATTCCAATGACGAACTCATCTACCACAGCACCGCCACCAACATTGTCCGCTAGCG CTAGCTCAACTCTCCAAGGAAGCTGTATTGGGTTGCTTATGTTGATAATGCTCATGGCTAGTATACAATTGCATTAG
- the LOC112711760 gene encoding uncharacterized protein: MAGRLPGVGVPPRKRSSSSSSSSSCSSLLEHNHYNLATYRRVSLVETSALDETALKARQRLQKKLAQFFPSSRENENPIREGKVKKEKRDEGIIIGRKLLSNAWLMRAKKNERKVCAVCLEDFQQEKQIMNLSCSHKFHSACLLPWLQSHPHCPYCRTPVDAHTYTP; the protein is encoded by the exons ATGGCTGGTAGGCTACCTGGTGTTGGAGTGCCCCCTAGAAagagatcttcttcttcttcttcatcatcatcttgtTCTTCTTTGTTAGAGCACAACCACTACAATCTTGCCACCTACCGAAGAGTATCATTAGTGGAGACAAGTGCCTTGGATGAAACTGCTCTTAAGGCCAGACAAAGACTTCAGAAGAAGCTTGCACAATTTTTTCCTTCTTCcag GGAAAATGAGAATCCaataagagaaggaaaagtgaagaaagaaaagagagatgaAGGAATAATAATAGGAAGGAAGCTATTATCAAATGCATGGTTAATGCGTGCTAAGAAGAACGAGAGAAAAGTGTGTGCAGTGTGCCTAGAAGATTTCCAGCAAGAGAAGCAGATTATGAACCTTTCTTGCTCTCACAAGTTTCACTCTGCATGCCTTCTCCCATGGCTTCAATCCCATCCTCACTGTCCTTATTGTCGAACCCCAGTTGATGCACACACATATACTCCTTAA